From the genome of Streptomyces sp. S4.7:
GGGGGAGCGGAACGGGGAGAGCCATGTTCGGACCAACTCCCCGTCACAGCTCTGGGTTACGCGGTGTCGCCCCATGCTCGCCCTGTGTGTTCGCCGTGGGGGCGTACAGAAGCATTCGGGAGTGCAAGGGTGTTCGCCCGTAGCGGAGGGAACCGGGGTGCGCCGCATGGAGTGTCAGTGCTTGCGGGTAAGACATTCCTAGTGGGGAGGGGCGACACGCGGTCCCGGACGTCTCACGTTCGCCATCGGCGTACCGATAGCGGGGGTATCTGTCTGGCCTGCGGGAACATCGTCTCGCACCATCAGGTTGGAGCAGATGTCGGCTCTTCGTGAGGAAAGTTCGCCGCCGAGGCGGGGTGATCACGGCGGATGTCGGCAGTTGGAATGAGCGGTCCCCGCTTGCGGGACTAAGCTGCGGAAGGACAGGGAGGGGACCGACCCCTTTACTGCCTGACCGCTCTGAGGAGCGATTAACGATGTTCGAGAGGTTCACCGACCGCGCGCGGCGGGTTGTCGTCCTGGCTCAGGAAGAAGCCCGGATGCTCAACCACAACTACATCGGCACCGAGCACATCCTCCTGGGCCTGATCCACGAGGGTGAGGGTGTCGCCGCTAAGGCCCTGGAGAGCCTCGGGATTTCGCTCGAGGCGGTCCGCCAGCAGGTGGAGGAGATCATCGGGCAGGGCCAGCAGGCTCCGTCCGGCCACATCCCCTTCACGCCCCGTGCCAAGAAGGTCCTGGAGCTGTCGCTCCGCGAGGCCCTTCAGCTCGGCCACAACTACATCGGCACCGAGCACATCCTGCTCGGCCTGATCCGCGAGGGCGAGGGCGTCGCCGCCCAGGTCCTCGTGAAGCTGGGCGCCGATCTCAACCGGGTGCGGCAGCAGGTCATCCAGCTGCTCTCCGGTTACCAGGGCAAGGAGGCCGCCACCGCCGGCGGCCCGGCCGAGGGCACGCCCTCGACCTCGCTCGTCCTGGACCAGTTCGGCAGGAATCTCACGCAGGCCGCCCGTGAGTCCAAGCTCGACCCGGTCATCGGGCGCGAGAAGGAGATCGAGCGGGTCATGCAGGTGCTGTCCCGCCGTACGAAGAACAACCCGGTCCTCATCGGCGAGCCCGGCGTCGGCAAGACGGCGGTCGTCGAGGGACTGGCGCAGGCCATCGTCAAGGGCGAGGTGCCCGAGACCCTCAAGGACAAGCACCTCTACACCCTGGACCTCGGCGCCCTGGTCGCGGGCTCCCGCTACCGAGGTGACTTCGAGGAGCGCCTGAAGAAGGTCCTCAAGGAGATCCGCACCCGCGGCGACATCATCCTGTTCATCGACGAGCTCCACACCCTCGTGGGTGCGGGCGCCGCCGAGGGCGCGATCGACGCGGCTTCGATCCTGAAGCCCATGCTCGCCCGTGGAGAGCTCCAGACCATCGGTGCGACGACGCTCGACGAGTACCGCAAGCACCTGGAGAAGGACGCCGCGCTGGAGCGACGCTTCCAGCCGATCCAGGTGGCCGAGCCGTCGCTGCCGCACACCATCGAGATCCTCAAGGGTCTGCGGGACCGGTACGAGGCGCACCACCGCGTGTCCATCACGGACTCCGCGCTGGTCGCAGCCGCGACGCTCGCCGACCGTTACATCTCGGACCGCTTCCTGCCGGACAAGGCGATCGACCTGATCGACGAGGCCGGCTCACGGATGCGCATCCGCCGGATGACCGCTCCGCCGGACCTCCGCGAGTTCGACGAGAAGATCGCGAACGTCCGCCGCGACAAGGAGTCGGCCATCGACTCCCAGGACTTCGAGAAGGCAGCTTCGCTCCGCGACAAGGAGAAGCAGCTGCTGGCCGCGAAGACCAAGCGGGAGAAGGAGTGGAAGGCCGGCGACATGGACGTCGTCGCCGAGGTGGACGAGGAGCTGATCGCCGAGGTCCTGGCGACCGCCACGGGCATCCCGGTCTTCAAGCTCACCGAGGAGGAGTCCTCGCGGCTGCTCCGCATGGAGGACGAGCTCCACAAGCGCGTCATCGGCCAGAAGGACGCCATCAAGGCGCTCTCCCAGGCGATCCGGCGTACGCGGGCGGGTCTGAAGGACCCCAAGCGTCCCGGTGGTTCGTTCATCTTCGCCGGCCCCTCCGGAGTCGGTAAGACGGAGCTGTCCAAGACGCTCGCCGAATTCCTCTTCGGCGACGAGGACGCGCTGATCTCCCTCGACATGTCGGAGTTCAGCGAGAAGCACACGGTTTCGCGTCTCTTCGGTTCTCCCCCCGGATACGTGGGGTACGAAGAGGGCGGCCAGCTCACCGAGAAGGTGCGCCGGAAGCCGTTCTCCGTCGTCCTCTTCGACGAGGTCGAGAAGGCCCACCCCGATATCTTCAATTCCCTTCTGCAGATCCTGGAGGACGGTCGGCTGACCGACTCCCAGGGCCGGGTCGTGGACTTCAAGAACACGGTCATCATCATGACGACCAACCTCGGGACCAGGGACATCTCCAAGGGGTTCAACCTGGGCTTCGCCGCCCAGGGCGACACCAAGTCCAACTACGAGCGGATGAAGAACAAGGTCAACGAAGAGCTCAAGCAGCACTTCCGGCCCGAGTTCCTCAACCGTGTGGACGACACGGTCGTCTTCCACCAGCTCACCGAGGAAGACATCATCCAGATCGTCGACCTCATGGTGACCAAGGTGGACGAGCGCCTGAAGGACCGGGACATGGGCCTCGAGCTCAGCCCGAACGCCAAGGCGCTGCTCGCCAAGAAGGGCTACGACCCCGTTCTGGGCGCCCGGCCGCTGCGCCGGACGATCCAGCGCGAGATCGAGGACATCCTCTCCGAGAAGATCCTCTTCGGTGAGCTGCGCCCCGGTCACATCGTGGTCGTGGACACCGAGGGCGAGGGCGAGGAGAAGAAGTTCAGCTTCCGAGGCGAGGAGAAGTCGGCGCTGCCCGACGTCCCGCCGATCGAGCAGGCGGCCGGCGGCGCCGGTCCGAACCTGACCAAGGAGGCGTGAGCCTCGGGCCGAGCCGCTGAGCTCGGTCCGAGAGCCCACAGTCGAAGGGGTGGCCCGAGACCGTAAAAGGTCTCGGGCCACCCCTTCGTCGTGCCTCCGTCATGACCCCGCGAGGGCCGTGGAGGGCGCTGCACCGTGACAAGCCGCACACCCGTTTCCGCGCCTACGACCAGGAATAGTGGTGAAGCGGGTGATTGCGGTGGGACCTTCGGATAGGTCCGCCTCGGGACCTTGGTCCCGAGGCCCCGGAAGAGGGTGGCGGCCCGGCCGCCGACCGGATGCGCACCACTCTGACGTGC
Proteins encoded in this window:
- a CDS encoding ATP-dependent Clp protease ATP-binding subunit, with the translated sequence MFERFTDRARRVVVLAQEEARMLNHNYIGTEHILLGLIHEGEGVAAKALESLGISLEAVRQQVEEIIGQGQQAPSGHIPFTPRAKKVLELSLREALQLGHNYIGTEHILLGLIREGEGVAAQVLVKLGADLNRVRQQVIQLLSGYQGKEAATAGGPAEGTPSTSLVLDQFGRNLTQAARESKLDPVIGREKEIERVMQVLSRRTKNNPVLIGEPGVGKTAVVEGLAQAIVKGEVPETLKDKHLYTLDLGALVAGSRYRGDFEERLKKVLKEIRTRGDIILFIDELHTLVGAGAAEGAIDAASILKPMLARGELQTIGATTLDEYRKHLEKDAALERRFQPIQVAEPSLPHTIEILKGLRDRYEAHHRVSITDSALVAAATLADRYISDRFLPDKAIDLIDEAGSRMRIRRMTAPPDLREFDEKIANVRRDKESAIDSQDFEKAASLRDKEKQLLAAKTKREKEWKAGDMDVVAEVDEELIAEVLATATGIPVFKLTEEESSRLLRMEDELHKRVIGQKDAIKALSQAIRRTRAGLKDPKRPGGSFIFAGPSGVGKTELSKTLAEFLFGDEDALISLDMSEFSEKHTVSRLFGSPPGYVGYEEGGQLTEKVRRKPFSVVLFDEVEKAHPDIFNSLLQILEDGRLTDSQGRVVDFKNTVIIMTTNLGTRDISKGFNLGFAAQGDTKSNYERMKNKVNEELKQHFRPEFLNRVDDTVVFHQLTEEDIIQIVDLMVTKVDERLKDRDMGLELSPNAKALLAKKGYDPVLGARPLRRTIQREIEDILSEKILFGELRPGHIVVVDTEGEGEEKKFSFRGEEKSALPDVPPIEQAAGGAGPNLTKEA